The Arachis hypogaea cultivar Tifrunner chromosome 14, arahy.Tifrunner.gnm2.J5K5, whole genome shotgun sequence genome has a segment encoding these proteins:
- the LOC112741474 gene encoding probable 3-hydroxyisobutyrate dehydrogenase, mitochondrial isoform X1 yields MQTKTERNKPTWLLAFCCSRVKVKRSFRIIMAFCRLRSLFSPSKCNSSSFPFYQSFKPRRTFSSSHHLPSHLQNVGFIGLGNMGSRMATNLIKAGFSVTVHDLNSDVLDKFSHMGVATRKTPCEVSEASDVVVTMLPSSAHVNDVYTGPNGLLHGGKLLRPWLFIDSSTIDPQTSRNISATISNYILKEKKGDLEKPFMLDAPVSGGVIAAEAGTLTFMVGGSEEVFAAAKPLFFSMGKGAIYCGGAGNGSAAKICNNLALAVSMLGVSEALALGQSLGVAASTLSKIFNCSSARCWSSDSYNPVPGVMEGVPSSRDYNGGFASKLMAKDLNLAAESAKQTGCKHPLTSQAQKIYTELCNEGHEGKDFSCVFRHYYTGMDEHVDQ; encoded by the exons ATGCAAACAAAGACAGAGAGAAACAAACCAACTTGGTTGCTTGCTTTCTGCTGCTCAAGAGTGAAAGTAAAGAGAAGTTTCAGGATAATCATGGCGTTTTGCAGGTTGAGATCTTTGTTCTCTCCTTCCAAATgcaactcttcttcttttccaTTCTATCAATCTTTCAAACCACGCCGCACTTTCTCTTCTTCCCACCACCTACCCTCTCACTTGCAG AATGTTGGATTCATTGGCCTTGGAAACATGGGATCAAGGATGGCGACTAATCTGATTAAAGCTGGATTCAGTGTTACAGTTCATGACCT AAACTCTGATGTTCTGGATAAGTTCTCTCATATGGGAGTTGCTACAAGGAAAACGCCTTGTGAAGTTTCAGAAGCAAGTGATGTTGTAGTTACAATGCTGCCTTCCTCTGCTCAT GTAAATGATGTTTACACTGGACCAAATGGTTTGCTACATGGTGGAAAACTCCTAAGGCCGTGGTTATTCATAGATTCATCTACTATTGATCCACAAACATCAAGAAACATTTCCGCCacaatatctaattatattctaaaagaaaagaaag GTGATTTGGAAAAACCATTCATGTTGGATGCCCCTGTATCTGGAGGAGTGATAGCTGCAGAAGCTGGGACACTTACTTTTATG GTTGGTGGCTCCGAGGAAGTGTTTGCTGCTGCTAAACCCTTattcttttcaatgggaaaaggTGCAATATATTGTGGTGGAGCAGGAAATGGTTCT GCAGCAAAAATTTGCAATAATCTGGCTTTGGCTGTGAGCATGCTGGGAGTATCAGAAGCCCTTGCTCTAGGCCAGTCTCTAGGTGTAGCTGCCAGCACCTTGTCGAAAATATTTAACTGCTCCAGCGCTCGCTGTTGGAGTAG TGATTCTTACAACCCTGTGCCTGGGGTGATGGAAGGTGTGCCTTCTTCAAGGGATTATAATGGAGGGTTTGCATCCAAGCTTATG GCTAAAGACTTGAACCTAGCAGCAGAATCAGCTAAGCAAACTGGTTGCAAACACCCACTAACATCACAAGCACAAAAGAT ATATACAGAACTCTGCAATGAAGGGCATGAAGGCAAAGATTTCTCATGTGTTTTTCGTCATTATTACACTGGAATGGATGAACATGTTGaccaataa
- the LOC112741474 gene encoding probable 3-hydroxyisobutyrate dehydrogenase, mitochondrial isoform X3, with translation MQTKTERNKPTWLLAFCCSRVKVKRSFRIIMAFCRLRSLFSPSKCNSSSFPFYQSFKPRRTFSSSHHLPSHLQVNDVYTGPNGLLHGGKLLRPWLFIDSSTIDPQTSRNISATISNYILKEKKGDLEKPFMLDAPVSGGVIAAEAGTLTFMVGGSEEVFAAAKPLFFSMGKGAIYCGGAGNGSAAKICNNLALAVSMLGVSEALALGQSLGVAASTLSKIFNCSSARCWSSDSYNPVPGVMEGVPSSRDYNGGFASKLMAKDLNLAAESAKQTGCKHPLTSQAQKIYTELCNEGHEGKDFSCVFRHYYTGMDEHVDQ, from the exons ATGCAAACAAAGACAGAGAGAAACAAACCAACTTGGTTGCTTGCTTTCTGCTGCTCAAGAGTGAAAGTAAAGAGAAGTTTCAGGATAATCATGGCGTTTTGCAGGTTGAGATCTTTGTTCTCTCCTTCCAAATgcaactcttcttcttttccaTTCTATCAATCTTTCAAACCACGCCGCACTTTCTCTTCTTCCCACCACCTACCCTCTCACTTGCAG GTAAATGATGTTTACACTGGACCAAATGGTTTGCTACATGGTGGAAAACTCCTAAGGCCGTGGTTATTCATAGATTCATCTACTATTGATCCACAAACATCAAGAAACATTTCCGCCacaatatctaattatattctaaaagaaaagaaag GTGATTTGGAAAAACCATTCATGTTGGATGCCCCTGTATCTGGAGGAGTGATAGCTGCAGAAGCTGGGACACTTACTTTTATG GTTGGTGGCTCCGAGGAAGTGTTTGCTGCTGCTAAACCCTTattcttttcaatgggaaaaggTGCAATATATTGTGGTGGAGCAGGAAATGGTTCT GCAGCAAAAATTTGCAATAATCTGGCTTTGGCTGTGAGCATGCTGGGAGTATCAGAAGCCCTTGCTCTAGGCCAGTCTCTAGGTGTAGCTGCCAGCACCTTGTCGAAAATATTTAACTGCTCCAGCGCTCGCTGTTGGAGTAG TGATTCTTACAACCCTGTGCCTGGGGTGATGGAAGGTGTGCCTTCTTCAAGGGATTATAATGGAGGGTTTGCATCCAAGCTTATG GCTAAAGACTTGAACCTAGCAGCAGAATCAGCTAAGCAAACTGGTTGCAAACACCCACTAACATCACAAGCACAAAAGAT ATATACAGAACTCTGCAATGAAGGGCATGAAGGCAAAGATTTCTCATGTGTTTTTCGTCATTATTACACTGGAATGGATGAACATGTTGaccaataa
- the LOC112741474 gene encoding probable 3-hydroxyisobutyrate dehydrogenase, mitochondrial isoform X2 has translation MQTKTERNKPTWLLAFCCSRVKVKRSFRIIMAFCRLRSLFSPSKCNSSSFPFYQSFKPRRTFSSSHHLPSHLQNVGFIGLGNMGSRMATNLIKAGFSVTVHDLNSDVLDKFSHMGVATRKTPCEVSEASDVVVTMLPSSAHVCDLEKPFMLDAPVSGGVIAAEAGTLTFMVGGSEEVFAAAKPLFFSMGKGAIYCGGAGNGSAAKICNNLALAVSMLGVSEALALGQSLGVAASTLSKIFNCSSARCWSSDSYNPVPGVMEGVPSSRDYNGGFASKLMAKDLNLAAESAKQTGCKHPLTSQAQKIYTELCNEGHEGKDFSCVFRHYYTGMDEHVDQ, from the exons ATGCAAACAAAGACAGAGAGAAACAAACCAACTTGGTTGCTTGCTTTCTGCTGCTCAAGAGTGAAAGTAAAGAGAAGTTTCAGGATAATCATGGCGTTTTGCAGGTTGAGATCTTTGTTCTCTCCTTCCAAATgcaactcttcttcttttccaTTCTATCAATCTTTCAAACCACGCCGCACTTTCTCTTCTTCCCACCACCTACCCTCTCACTTGCAG AATGTTGGATTCATTGGCCTTGGAAACATGGGATCAAGGATGGCGACTAATCTGATTAAAGCTGGATTCAGTGTTACAGTTCATGACCT AAACTCTGATGTTCTGGATAAGTTCTCTCATATGGGAGTTGCTACAAGGAAAACGCCTTGTGAAGTTTCAGAAGCAAGTGATGTTGTAGTTACAATGCTGCCTTCCTCTGCTCATGTGT GTGATTTGGAAAAACCATTCATGTTGGATGCCCCTGTATCTGGAGGAGTGATAGCTGCAGAAGCTGGGACACTTACTTTTATG GTTGGTGGCTCCGAGGAAGTGTTTGCTGCTGCTAAACCCTTattcttttcaatgggaaaaggTGCAATATATTGTGGTGGAGCAGGAAATGGTTCT GCAGCAAAAATTTGCAATAATCTGGCTTTGGCTGTGAGCATGCTGGGAGTATCAGAAGCCCTTGCTCTAGGCCAGTCTCTAGGTGTAGCTGCCAGCACCTTGTCGAAAATATTTAACTGCTCCAGCGCTCGCTGTTGGAGTAG TGATTCTTACAACCCTGTGCCTGGGGTGATGGAAGGTGTGCCTTCTTCAAGGGATTATAATGGAGGGTTTGCATCCAAGCTTATG GCTAAAGACTTGAACCTAGCAGCAGAATCAGCTAAGCAAACTGGTTGCAAACACCCACTAACATCACAAGCACAAAAGAT ATATACAGAACTCTGCAATGAAGGGCATGAAGGCAAAGATTTCTCATGTGTTTTTCGTCATTATTACACTGGAATGGATGAACATGTTGaccaataa
- the LOC112742229 gene encoding uncharacterized protein, with the protein MKKARENIEGSEREQYAELRDYILAMLTANRGATIDMDTTLMPDSLPLFKRLYICFDACKKSFIQGCRPFIGLDGTFLKGYYGGQLLTAVGQDANNQIFPIAYAVVDSETRDNWRWFLELLHHDLKNYRVHGWNFMSDQQKGLILAMEQVMPGVHHRLCAMHIWANFTKRWKDKQLKGAVWECCRATTVTKFEAAMMRLKGINNATWEYLDQLTQKLGQRHISVSGLRGKPIITMLEEVRVHIMRVMARNKKSLSGYVGSVAPRQLSRLEREKEESNKWTLTWAGDDNGEIYEVEKHPTKVTVDLGNQKCTCRFWQLTGLPCRHACAALALRGRRPKDQIHNWLGMAAYNSTYQHNINPVPSKEFWEKAKEWSQNSRGYEKKQAYMNDEVAAMEAEEAAAATNNPTQPPQPQQQNPNDAAPRPKSNPVVSTETMNAASPAMRQRFEQFMPTPTLRQQPNSGPRPSKLVPRGVSRRTNGPAAATDQGCPSEGGTMQEAATET; encoded by the exons ATGAAGAAGGCAAGGGAGAATATTGAGGGCTCGGAGAGGGAGCAGTATGCTGAGTTGAGGGATTACATACTAGCCATGTTGACAGCTAATCGAGGAGCAACTATTGATATGGACACTACCCTTATGCCTGATTCCCTCCCGCTCTTTAAGAGACTATACATATGTTTTGACGCTTGCAAAAAAAGTTTCATACAAGGTTGCAGACCATTTATTGGACTTGATGGTACATTTCTAAAAGGTTACTACGGTGGGCAATTGCTTACAGCAGTGGGACAAGATGCTAACAATCAGATCTTTCCCATTGCATATGCAGTCGTTGACTCAGAGACAAGAGATAACTGGAGATGGTTTCTAGAACTCCTGCATCATGATTTGAAAAACTATAGAGTGCATGGTTGGAACTTCATGAGTGACCAACAGAAG GGTCTGATACTAGCCATGGAGCAGGTTATGCCGGGAGTGCATCATCGTCTTTGTGCAATGCACATTTGGGCCAACTTCACTAAAAGATGGAAGGATAAACAGTTGAAAGGAGCAGTGTGGGAATGTTGTAGAGCCACAACTGTTACTAAATTTGAGGCTGCAATGATGAGGTTAAAGGGAATCAACAATGCTACCTGGGAATACTTAGATCAACTGACCCAAAAACTTGGACAAAGGCACATTTCAGTGAGTGGCCTAAG AGGCAAGCCAATCATAACAATGTTAGAGGAAGTCAGAGTTCATATCATGAGGGTTATGGCGAGGAACAAAAAGTCTCTAAGTGGCTATGTTGGTTCTGTTGCACCAAGGCAACTTAGCAGGCttgagagagagaaggaagaaagtaATAAATGGACTCTCACATGGGCAGGGGATGACAATGGAGAAATATATGAGGTTGAGAAGCATCCTACTAAGGTTACTGTTGACTTGGGAAATCAGAAGTGCACCTGTCGATTTTGGCAGCTCACAGGCTTGCCTTGCAGACACGCTTGTGCAGCACTTGCTCTGAGGGGTCGTAGGCCAAAAGACCAGATTCATAACTGGCTGGGAATGGCTGCATATAACTCAACATATCAACATAACATCAACCCTGTACCAAGCAAAGAATTTTGGGAGAAAGCTAAAG AGTGGTCACAAAATAGTAGGGGTTATGAGAAGAAGCAGGCTTATATGAATGATGAGGTTGCAGCTATGGAGGCAGAGGAAGCTGCTGCTGCTACTAATAACCCTACACAGCcaccacaaccccaacaacagaACCCTAATGATGCTGCTCCAAGACCCAAGTCTAACCCTGTGGTGTCCACTGAAACCATGAATGCTGCAAGTCCAGCTATGAGGCAGAGATTTGAACAGTTTATGCCAACTCCAACTCTGAGACAACAACCAAATTCGGGTCCAAGACCATCAAAGCTAGTCCCCAGAGGAGTTTCTAGGAGAACCAATGGCCCAGCTGCAGCAACTGATCAAGGTTGCCCAAGTGAAGGTGGGACCATGCAAGAGGCTGCAACAGAGACATAG